The following is a genomic window from Nymphaea colorata isolate Beijing-Zhang1983 chromosome 3, ASM883128v2, whole genome shotgun sequence.
GAAaacctctctctcctttttttcttaaaatgcATGCGACATGAAGGAAAATACGTTTGTTGCGTTATTACTGAAACTTTACATATGCATATAGGGTCTATCCTATAaggacattcaattaaatatggacATAAACCTTTTCATTCACTAAAGTCAATACTATAACTTTACATACTAGTAGGGTCCACCCCCAGTCTAACAAATGATTTTCCTTCCAcatcaaagcaaaagaaagaaatgaaaaatcaaaaggaaGAACCCATTTACAATTCAAAACTCCCCATATTAAGCAACACACAATTTATTCCTAGTATTTTGTCGACTCTCCCGTTTATGCCCACTTGGCCATGAAGGACATTCCCCCACAACCCAAGAAAACCGCCATGTACGCCTCGAACTGAAGCTTCAGGTTGCCCTGCAACTTGGGACCCAAGAAATCTGCTGCCAGAAGATCCACCAGCGCCATGTAGTTCAGCAGCCCTGCCGAACAAGCGTTCAGAAGTCCCTGCACAATGAGCGCCGTGGGGCTGGTGTCGCTGTAGACGTTGGACAGGCCAATCCCCATGGCCACCCCAAATGGAGTGGTTACCGAGAAGAAGAATGCCATGATCGCTTTAGCCTTCAGCTTGTAATCAGCCTGCGCATATTTTTCTCTAAATCAAGACCGTGTGAAGGTGACAGATAACAGATATAGACAGCTTAGATAGACAAAGCAGTTGCAGAGTAAGTTTAGGAAGAAGAATGAGTTAACAAGGCAGATATATTTGGTGTAAACCTGGAGGATGCAGCCACCGAGGCCCATGCCTTCGAAGAGTTGGTGGAAGCAAAGGGCAGCGACCAAGGGCCTGATTGTGCAGGGGTTATCAGAAGCGCCCAGGGAGAGGCCTATTACAACTGAGTGCACCACGATCCCCAGTTCAAGCACCTGTATAAACAATGGCTTCAGCACTCTTTTAGATATTACTAAAATCACAAGAACGTCGATTTATACTGGTTTATACACATAAGAGCTATGATGAGCATGGACGGAGATAGAAAATTTTGCTTAAGGGACACtaattatataatttaaaaatttcaagaggTGTCtctatgtaaatgagaaaaactgcaatgaaattttaatatgaaaataaaatgggCTTGTGTGGCCACTTGCCCACGCTAGCTTCTGCCGCTGGTGATGGGTAAGAACTAACTCTGAAAGTCTACGTCCCATATCAGCTGATACCAAAAGCATACAGGGCTAATACGGTTTTgtctaattttttgaattttagtttGCAAATTTCACCGTCCAGAAGAGAGTGAAGCTTCTCGCCTTTTCCTTTAGATTTAGAGTTACATTAGTATCAAGTAGTAAGGTTGTGCacgcttcaacttgcatataaGACCCACCCCATTATAATACAGAAATATAGCTTCCCTGCAGGGTTGAACCTCTAACTTGCCACATAATGCATCTCAAGCCCAGTTATGCCCCTCTAAACaattttgtgaatttaaaaatttgaaaaacagaaagatACATGCCTCTGGATATTGGCTGATAAATAGGGCGTCAGTTCACTGTAATAGTGCATATGAGACAAGactgaaaataaataaacttatATTTGGAGATTGAGAActttcaagggtttataaatcTTGGTTTTCATATATAGGAAAGACTCtccctcatatatatatatatatatatatatatatatatatatatacgccaAAGGAAATGGTTTCCGAGGCAAACACATGAGAgttcttttaaaatttggatcGATGGCTAAAAGAAAGGGAGTCAGCTCAATTTTTTCTGAGtatataattttacaaaaaggaCCACTGCTTGCAATTTTTCGAtaagatatatattttcataaaagcTGTCAAATAAGCATGAAATAAATAGAACTTTTGGTGATATCGGCCGTTAAATAGTACGAGAAATGCTCATCTTTTGGTGGGACTTTCATTTAACGgttactttaaaaaaatataggcAGAATTATGACGCAAACTTGAGCAAATTTTGTTGAAAagttaaatttgtttttgtaaaaaaaatccTTCATGTTTGCAGAATTTTTTagaaacaagtaaaagaaaacgaaagaatggaagaaagagaTGCGGAGCGGCACTCTCACAGACCTGAGCCACGATGCGGTGACGCAAAAGCTTCTGATCCTTCCGGTCCTTATCCGTGCCGGCGGCCGTAACTGCGCCCGCCTCCGCGTCTCCAACCGCGGCCATCTCGCAAGCCATGTTGGTCGCCGCCACCTTCCCGTGGAGGCTCGTCGCGAACGAGTCGACCATGAGCGTGAAGACGGCCGACAGCATCGCCACGAAGGTGGTGAACGGGAAGTTCCGCCAAGGCGCCCCCGGCAGGCACTGCGACGTCAGGTTGTTGAAGGAGTCCGGCAGTACGTGCATAAACCCCGTCGCCAGGATCACCCCGCTGGAGAACGCCTTGACGATCGCGAACACATTCCCATCGGGGCTCAGCACCGGCGCTGAGCGTGTTACGAGGGGCAGGCACACCCCGACCATGCTGGCCACCAGGATGGCGAAGATGGCGATTATTTTCAGCCGGCGCGCAGTCAACGTGTCGTGGCACTCCCCGGCCTTCCTTTCGCAGACTCCCGCGGGCTCGGCGGTGGCTTCTGCGAGCGTCGAAAGCAAGACGACGGCGATCACCACGAAGAGAAGGCGAGCGACCGGAGAAGGCGAACACGACAGGGACgccatttttaaaattcttcgggtctcttctttcttctgcgTCGTCCTTTCTCAGATGTGCTGCTCGTCTGCTTCGGGAGCCTGAATAAGTAAAGAGTGCGGACACGCGGCCGCAAGAGTACGTAGAAGCCGATGCTGGTCAGGCGTGGGGCTTACTCGTGTCGGGGTGCTGACGTGAGATATTTGAGGCTCGATTGGACAACTTTGCCCTTGACAACGGCCTTATTCCCTTGAATCTTGGGGCTTTGCTCATGGGTTTTGGTGCTGGCTTAGGGGTCAAACATGGGAATAAAGTTGGTGGCTGTTTTGACCTGGGCAACGTCAACGGGTGGAAGAACATGCCGGAGCACGGCAGACACGTTCCCGTGGTCAGTGACTTTTGGCGCCTGTGTCACTCAGCATCGGaactaaataaaaatttgaagttaATTGTGTTTGGGCGAGATTAGGatttaaataagtaaattttaaaGAGCCCTTTTTCAATTTATCTGGCTTTCAGACATAATTTTCTTcgaaaaattttataactaacGTGTAGAAACAACACACTCGAATTTGAATTCCTTACATTTGATTGGCCGAATCTATATCAAAGAAACCGTTAAAAAATAAACGAATAAATTTAAGTGTGCTTTGTTATATATACCTTCAAAACTTAGCATCCTTTCCTTTTGGTCCTAGCTTGTTTCCTTCAATCATCTTAATTAGAGTTACTTGTTTTATACATATCTTTTTCTCTAGAATGTTCCTCCTCCTCCAATAAAAGGCTATACTTAGAGtcgacttgttaaagctcgactcgtgAATGAATTCGATTCAAgccatttgcttaatgagtcaaactcgagttcatgagtcgacttgttcaaataatcgagttgagttcgagttcactaaACTTGAATTGTTGAAGCTCAATTTGGCTAGAAAATGATGTGTAGTGATTTTTAAATATCCGACTCGTTTTTTAATTAGAAAACCGGTATATTGacattaattaattatgtaaattttaacaaaaactcATTCAAGTTTGTCAAGGTTTAATCGAGTCCAACTCGATTTATAACAAAGTAATAgttcatatattcaaacgagtttatcgacCTTTAATTGAGTCAAGCTTGAGAGTCGATCTCGAGCTACTTCCATCGAGTATTCTCGAACTCGAGATGGTtaaactcgggctcgactcggctcgtgttcaccccaaACTAAACCGCAAGTGTGTTTCATGGTTGTACTCGTGTTGGTGTTTCTTAGTGCAAatac
Proteins encoded in this region:
- the LOC116249983 gene encoding fe(2+) transport protein 2-like; this encodes MASLSCSPSPVARLLFVVIAVVLLSTLAEATAEPAGVCERKAGECHDTLTARRLKIIAIFAILVASMVGVCLPLVTRSAPVLSPDGNVFAIVKAFSSGVILATGFMHVLPDSFNNLTSQCLPGAPWRNFPFTTFVAMLSAVFTLMVDSFATSLHGKVAATNMACEMAAVGDAEAGAVTAAGTDKDRKDQKLLRHRIVAQVLELGIVVHSVVIGLSLGASDNPCTIRPLVAALCFHQLFEGMGLGGCILQADYKLKAKAIMAFFFSVTTPFGVAMGIGLSNVYSDTSPTALIVQGLLNACSAGLLNYMALVDLLAADFLGPKLQGNLKLQFEAYMAVFLGCGGMSFMAKWA